In a single window of the Hippoglossus hippoglossus isolate fHipHip1 chromosome 7, fHipHip1.pri, whole genome shotgun sequence genome:
- the LOC117765051 gene encoding sushi domain-containing protein 3, translated as MSAATASVADVSRTDGTYRDGGRRQNNSGQSQAQCRPMPLPALGTQKIIQGNGTNVGTVISLQCPAKHKLVGRELTCVMDVNSTHWDGENYCTPLAPYEGHGFRVAVLASIVSSAIILLMSMAFITCCLLDCIKEDKRKKQERESEVWQLEEPTQHQGDNRSHYSHKGRNNNNNSQEKTLSLWDSHNPAGCDNMQACRCHQEYSYGLVCTYGPAAPLAALPGPGYDQPLLPRNPESVQLSGPPQYPGPPASSFQTASPRVVQISAAGPGVAWQYGRQESSSAPAEESNSRNLNPAKEFSIRIISV; from the exons ATGTCAGCGGCTACAGCTTCTGTGGCAGATGTGTCCAGGACCGACGGGACATACAGAGATGGAGGTCGACGCCAGAATAACTCAG GTCAGTCCCAGGCCCAGTGCAGACCCATGCCACTGCCTGCCCTGGGAACCCAGAAGATCATCCAGGGCAATGGCACCAATGTGGGCACGGTCATATCGCTGCAGTGCCCGGCCAAACACAAACTGGTGGGGAGAGAGCTAACGTGTGTCATGGACGTCAACAGCACCCACTGGGACGGGGAGAACTACTGTACAC CTCTGGCTCCCTACGAGGGCCATGGTTTCCGTGTGGCCGTGTTGGCGTCCATTGTGAGCTCGGCCATTATCCTCCTCATGTCCATGGccttcatcacctgctgctTGCTCGACTGCATCAAGGAggacaaaaggaaaaagcaagagag ggaGTCAGAAGTGTGGCAATTGGAGGAGCCGACTCAACACCAGGGGGACAACAGGTCTCACTACAGCCACAAAGgcaggaacaacaacaacaactcccaGGAGAAGACGCTCTCTCTGTGGGACTCCCACAACCCAGCCGGGTGTGACAACATGCAGGCCTGCAG ATGTCATCAGGAGTACTCCTATGGACTCGTCTGCACATATGGCCCCGCTGCTCCGCTCGCTGCTCTCCCCGGGCCCGGCTACGACCAGCCTCTTTTACCACGAAATCCAGAATCTGTGCAGCTCTCCGGTCCACCTCAGTACCCTGgacctcctgcctcctcctttcAAACTGCGAGCCCGCGCGTGGTCCAGATCTCAGCAGCGGGGCCTGGGGTGGCGTGGCAGTATGGGAGACAGGAAAGCAGCTCTGcacctgcagaggagagcaACTCTAGGAATTTAAACCCTGCCAAAGAATTCTCCATAAGGATTATATCAGTGTGA